The Saccharomyces eubayanus strain FM1318 chromosome XIII, whole genome shotgun sequence DNA segment TTGTTGGGTTAAATTTTTATGCTCCTCTTCTATTTGTTGTGGACCTGAATCTGTTACGATAACCATTGTATAGAGCAGAATCTTGGGGAATGATCTCTTGATATCGAGCAAGTCTTGAAGTGTTAAAATTTGTAAATTattcattgaaaattttgaatcgTACAATAGCCAATCATCAGTAACGCTTGCCACTGTAGGTTCATTATTTGATTGTCTAATTGCGGTGAAAATCTCCTTCGTATCTGGATTTTGGATTAAAATAGATTGCAAGACTAGCCTAAAGTATCCTAACGAATCGCAGATTGAGATCGATGGTAGAATGGATAATACAGAGTAGTCTGAAGAAGAGATatcctcatcatcatcgacctcctcctcatcttcctctCCCGATAAATAATCTTGAGCTTCATAATTATCTCCAACCAAAtggtcttcttcctctggAGTAGTGGAATTAGTTACGTTTTCTATTGAGCTGGTTATGCTTGATAATTCAGAAATATAGGTAGCATTGGTATGATCAACATCTCCACGTCCCAAACTACCACGACTACCGGTGCTAAAATGATAGCGAACAATGCTGCTGTCACTGCTACTACTGCAATTGGTGTAGCTAACAGAACTTTCTACACTCGAgcttgtttcttcaaagctttcatcatcagagCCATTTGAGTTCTggtcttcatcgtctttaTCCTCACGCCTTGCCGTGGTTAAACTCAGATCTTGTCCGGGATATGTTGATGATACGTCTTCGCCAGCAAAACTATCTATCGATACTATCTCGGAATGCGATGGGTTATAATCCTCATTAGTATACGAtgggaaaatttttggtaCTTTATTTGCCTTTGACGCTAGTGTCCGTGGATGGGAAAAGTTCAGTACTATTGAACTGGCTGCGTCGTCCCCTGcatcctcttcttcattttcattttcattttcattattctGGGGCATATTGTTATCGTCTTTGTTGTTACATTCAGCTGGCGTGAGACTTGAATCAGCCGTATCTGTATATGTTAAAGTCTTTGTGTTTGTATTGGTTCGTGCAGTCATTGAATTCTGTGTATTTGTATCTAACAATTGATTATCTAAAGTGTTTGTTTTTAATTGCGCATTTGATGGctttgatgaagatgctGTGGAAGCATGTATTAAATGtctgttattattgttattattcgAAGACTTcggatttttttgaacttgcCAACTCGTACTTGCAAATTCTAAAAAAGAGGGATCTTGGAAATTGTTAAGATAGTCCGTTAATAAGTAGTGGTTTTCATGATTATAACAATGAGAGTGAgtcaattttgaaatttgaatATGTTCTAACTTTTCTAGATGGAAGTAATctttaagaaaaatttctaaTATGGAAATATCTTCATGAACATTCTCAGGTATGGAAACCAAtaaaatcttcttgtttggtCTAATCGAAGTGTTGTTATCGCCATAAAAATGACTATTTAGAAATCTTTTTAATAAAGTATACTTTAGTTGATTACCTATGAGTTCCTCGAAATCACCCAATCTTAGATTCGTTAGATACCACGACCATAAaccattatcatcattatcaaaaTAGTCACCAACTCTAACAGACTTTTGcattattttgaaatggcAGAATGCTCTTTTAGTGGCTATGTGTGAACCGTCTTCTCAACAGCTGAAGGATGAGAGCGAAAGTTGATGAGGGTATTTTGGAAATACTCTTGGTAATGTGCTTTGCACTTAGATTTCTCGCTTCTTTCTCCCTTCACGTTCCTAGGCTGTATAAGAGGGGTTTATCTGGTCCTGCCAAGTTAAAGAATTTGAGATTTGAAGATGTTTATCTATCTTGCAATAGAAAAACTAccatataaaaaaaaagctatagaaaaaaaagcaatgggaaaaaaaagagtaagAATCCCAACATCTAGGGATGAAGTTGATATAAAGATTGAAAGTAAATACGTTCAGAGGTTCACAATGCAAGTAAAGTCGCTGCACTAGCATCGTAGCAGACGGAGTGCGATAGAGACGATACTGACTGAGCACATAACGTAAGCTCCTCAGCCCCGCGCAAGGAACGGTGTGAAAAACAGTTAACGAATCGCCACATCCCATTTACGTAAAAGATGCTGTGAAACCTTGACAAAATGGCTTGGATGTGAAGTCTCAGAATGCGAAAAATGCAAACAAAAAGCAGACAGTAGAAATGCCAGAGGTAAAAAATGCTGTTGCCGATCCGAAAAAGGCTGTAGACTAAAAAAGAGGTACGCGAACAGAACAAAATTGCCgcatttttgttttcttcgtGCGGCAAATATGAGCCTAATAAAAAACTGAGACTTACTAtgaataagaaaaaaatttcaaaaatataacgACAACTGCAGGATTTGAACCTGCGCGGGCAGAGCCCAAAAGATTTCTAATCTTTCGCCTTAACCACTCGGCCAAGTTGCCTTGGTaattaaaatatatttcTCTATGTGTGCAAGTATACAGTATTGGAGGCCACTATATAGAATACTCTATTCCATGGTGTATTGATTTCaattgttgataattagctagtttagtaagttgtaataattaagaataagcagttctttcttattattatataagagaggtatataaaacacacgctgattggttatacGAAACCCAATGGTCCAAGTATAATTCATAACATTTGATAATAAGTTCTCAGGAATAATTTATCTTCTTATGTACTAATTTTTGATCAATTAATAGGTCTTTATACTCGTCTTCATTAAGTATGTTTGTTTCAGATCAACATAATTAATATCATATTAAAGAATGTTCGAGATCGCCTGTTTTGACATAAAGAATGATATGTCCAAGATCACCTTATTCCAACATCAATCGTACGCAGGTAGCTTGAACATACAACGCATTCAAGCATTGACCCAATTTATCGTGCGTTCAACgtcaaaaaaagtaaactTCTATATGTTTTTTGCTGTGAAAGGTTTTCCTGCTTTGGTTTCttagcctttttttttatttcaaattttcagatgagatgagctacaacagcaacaaatCTCCCAAATTTTACCAGAATATTTTACGCTCCCGCTAATATAAGCCAGGTAGGGGATAATGTCTGTAGAATTCATAGTCAGTGATACGAAATTGTTAAAATCGATAAAGGTCAAGTTAGAGAATCAAGGCCTTTTCGTTAAACCCATTTATTCCGATAATAATGCAAAAGTCATTAAATCTTCTATCAGTGATCCAAATCATCCATTAGTAATCGAAATTGGCAATGTAGCAGGTGTCGAAGCTCGGGTTTGTGGAGACGATAACTTTGAACATAACGCAGGGAATTTAGGACACAGTAGCAACATAAATAGCATGATGGAATTTACAAAAGGTTTCTTAAGAAATCGCATTAAGGATGatgaagtttttttatcttgtCTACTAGATCATCTACCCTTGAAATACACCATATACCCGCCAATGGTTCTGTTCAATAATTCTACTGTAAGGTCATTCAATCATCCAGTCTGGCAAGAAGcattccaaaaagaatatgttGATTCAAATGAGTTCTATAGCAAGCTATTATGTTTCTTATCGCCTAAAAATCCTCACGATAATGCGGATTCCCATTTTAAAGATCGATTTTTGACCCACTTGGCTATAAATAATCCTATCATTGAGACAGATATACTGCGGAGGCCATTCAATATCCAACCGCTATATGGGGAACTAATAGATAAAGATGCTCttaatgatgatgacgatacACTATGGGAAAATCCTAGCCAAGAACAATTGGGCTCAAGTATATGGTGTAAAGTTATACAAAACGGTATAACCCAAATTTGGTCACCAGTTTTCACCATGTTTAGTAGAGGGAATatcaaggaaaagaaaagaattctCGCCACTTTTCCGGATATTTCCAATAACGATGTGGTTGATTTATATGCGGGTATAGGTTATTTCACTTTTAGTTACTTGACAAAGGGTGCCAGGGCCCTTTTTGCGTTTGAATTGAACCCTTGGAGTGTAGAAGGGTTAAAGCGCGGATTAAAGGCAAATGGATTCCACAAGAGTGGAAACTGTCATGTTTATCAAGAGTCTAATGAAATGTGTATTCAAAGGATATCTGAATTTCAAGCTCAGCATCCAGATTTTGAGTTACGTATTAGACATATTAATCTGGGTCTCTTGCCCTCTAGTAGACAAGGGTGGCCATTAGCGCTTAAGTTGATTCATTTACAGGGAGCTTCCTCGACCACAGTGACGATGCATATACATGAAAATGTACATATAAATGCCATTAGAGATGGAAGCTTTGAAAGCAACACCATAGCAGAGCTTGAAAGTTTTAATGAATCAATTTCATCGAATGAAAACTCTGATATAAAACTCCACTTTGTAAATTCTAAGCTTGAGCGGATAAAGACTTTTGCACCAGATGTTTGGCATATATGCTTTGATGTTGATATTCTGGTGAGTACATAAATaaattaataaatatattaatAGTATAAACGGATGAAAATCATAATAGAAGATGATTGACCCCCTtttccaactttttttccattttaaCCTTTCAAACAATCAAACCATGTGGAACAACTTCAATGGAATATCCATCGGGATCCTTTAAAAAGGCAATGTTCTTCATTTTGCCCTGGTTATATTTAGGAGACCACTGAATCTTATCGCCATAtttgatttcaatttcttcacaAAGGGCGCCAGCATCATCACAACTTACGCAAATGTGGCCATAACCTTGTGGTTCGGAATTACCGTTATGGTACTGGAAATTTGGGTCATCCTCTGTCCCCCAGTTATGAGTCAGTTCCAATACACTTTCGCATGAAAAAACACTGTCTCCCTTTGGAACACCGTAGCCCAAGAAATATAAGGTGAATTTGGCATTTTCGTGCTCGCTGGTTCTCAGCAATTTCATTCCCAAAACATTTTGGTAGAACTCCAAAGATCTGGTTGGGTTCTTAACACGGACCATAGTATGGTTAAATTTGCTACCAACCGAGCCCTTCGGATATTCTTGTCCCTCTCTGGAATACGTAATCAACTCAATCCAGTATCCATCGGGGTCCAGTGCGAAGGCAATGTCCTTCTGTCTCCCATCAGAGAGtctcttcttgaatttgacaCCTTGAGATTCTAACTCTTCGCAAGTCGTATTGATGTCAGAGACAGAAAAACAGATATGGCCGAATCCACGGTGTGGTTCCTCATTCCCATTGTTGATCTTAAAGCTTGAGTCCTTCTCACTGCCCCAATTGTGAGTCAGTTCCAACATACCGTGTGCACTGAAAACGTCAGGTTCGCCGTTCTTGTTTTTAGATATGTCGTTTTTAGGAAAGCTTAAGAAATACAAGCTGAACTTcgcttcttcaaaatccttTCTACTTAATAACTTCATACCAAAGTGCTTAGTATAAAACTCCACGGTTTTTGCCGGATCCTTAACCCTTAAACATGTATGGTTTAGTAAGAGAGTTGGGTCGTTCAAAGCTTTTTCGATCTTAATTGGATAATAACTGCTATCACTGGACATTGTTGGTTTATGGCTGATTGTGTATTTCTCAGTTTGATATAAGAGAAGCATGGAAATCTTTTTccggttttttttacctCCCCATTTATAATTGTCATTAAAGATGTGGGGGATACGGAATATCAACTATTACGAGGGAGGCCCTACCGGTACTAAAGAAAGCTGCATTATGATGCAGTTTAAGGATCATTCTCATGTCCATGGCTCACTGAACTGACTAGTTTGCTGCCCCTTGATTGGGGCCTAGGCTAGATTATGTATGAGTGAGTACTGTTagaatattgaaaaacaagGAAGGGTGCTCCAAAATAAAGGGATGGAAAAGTTTTATAGTTTCTTCAGGGGCCctccttcttcaagaacATAATTGATATTTAGATCGAAGGATGCGTCCAATCGGAAACACTTGTGGTAcatccaatttcaaaatctggtttcttttttttcatgttttgTTCCTAAACATTGTCCTTCCATTGCTTTACCATGATCTGAATCATTACCAACTTAAACCATACTCTTCTGAAAACACCGCCAGTCgctaaatatatatatatgcgtATACCAAGCAGTAGGTAAGGCGCAGCACTGTTTCAAATCCCACTGCAGTATACATgactatatatatacacatatatacattaaTATACACATAATATAAGAGTAAGGAAAGTTTATATCTGACGTTTTTCTTCGTTCAGCTTTACCGCTGGCCGAGAATTTTGGCTTTGGGATTTATAAGTAAAGGGATTATCCTATTGTCAACTCTCCGCAGGATACATCCATGGACCAGCTGAGGATGTCCGATAATGTCAATTTACCATCTGCCAACGCTACTGAACCCGTTGATTAACGCTATATTTAACTGCCCTGAACCAGACAAATCGCCGTTGAAGAAGCTTTTCGCTAATTTGCAAACCCGTAGGTTTATTCTTCTGGCGCCTCCTTCCCACCTCCTGTTGAACTATCACGATGTTAAAACTAAACTGCCATTACATGAGCTTTGTTATAATGCTGATTTTATCAACTCCCACATATTGTTAACTACTGAGAACTCTTATATAAACACGACTTTACGAGACGATCATTACGAAACTTTAGATGGTAAGACTGTAGTTATTCAATGGAAAAATAATGTCATTCACACTTTGAATGGATTCTCTCTCAGGCGAAGACTTAAAATTTTGGATACGAAAATATTACCCAATTTCAATGACTACTTTGAAGGGGCTGAATATTTCGctatattatatatagatCAGCCTCTAGGTTGCGAATTTGTTCCTAACGACTACTTGCACTGTTTCAATAGTTATGAGGAAAGTCCAAAACTTGCACGCAATGCACCCAACTTGCTAATGGATACTTCCCAACTAGAAAGATCATCATTTGAGAATATATTACATATTCATCCGGCTTGGTTAACACAACTGGGTCAATTGTTTTCCAATTACAGAAGAGTTGCTCCTAATGACGATCCTTCGAAGAAAATGTTTGAAGAACTTGTAGAACAAGCATTTGATGGAATGAAATCTGACtcacttttcaaaaacttttctaaCCTTTATGATCTCATACACGACTATTTTGAGCTGAATCTTTATGAAGACATTTGGTCCAGACTTACAATACATTTCAAAGGCTATGAAGTAGATACTGATAACTGCgaatatttttcagtaaACCAGCTATTAACAGATTTTTACTCAAAAGACTTTGACAGCTTTAAGCTAAGTGACATCACTTTTATTGAAAGGCACGTTAGTGCAGCGTCCaagaattttcaaaaattgactTTAAGCCATTCCTACGCAGAAAAATCTAAGATATTAGTTGAGACTTTACAACAACTATCAGGAACCAGTGACATAAGCTCCCAACAATCGGATCTGTCAAATGGTTTCAATAATCTGACAATGGATGCGGACACCCTAATAAGCCTTTTCGTACTTGTTGTTTGCAGAAGCGAACAAAAGCACTTAAGAAGCCATCTTTACTACCTACAAAATTTTTCGAATAACTCCTCCTCATCAAAATTCGGAATTTTGGGGTATGCTATCTCTACACTAGAGGCTGTGGTTTgctattttgaaaacttcaacaaaaatacTAATAACGTGGCAAAGGCCAATTTATTGTGCAAAAAAACCAGAGACCTATTAGACAAATTGTCATGTGAAAACCCCACAAACGAAGTAAATGATCTAGCATCATACAAGGATATCTTGGCATACAGGAATGAGCAAGGACAATCCATCTTATCTATATGTATAACcaataagaaaaacgaCATTTTATTAGATGTCCTTTCTGAATATGAAACACTTTTTCCAATAGAGGAcattttggaagatgaaactATTGACGGTTCCACGCTACTCATAGACTCAATCAAAGCAGGGAATATCGAGGCTACAAAAATTCTTATCAGGATTTTGCTGTTTAATTGcactgatgaagaattggtTACGTATATTAACAAAACGGATAAATATGCGCGTTGTGTAGCACATTACCTAACTCATGAAATGGATATACTCAAAAGCATTGGAAGCTATATAAATTGGAAGCAAAAAAACTCCAGTGGGCAAACAcctttattttctatatttaGAAGTT contains these protein-coding regions:
- the GIS4 gene encoding Gis4p, producing the protein MQKSVRVGDYFDNDDNGLWSWYLTNLRLGDFEELIGNQLKYTLLKRFLNSHFYGDNNTSIRPNKKILLVSIPENVHEDISILEIFLKDYFHLEKLEHIQISKLTHSHCYNHENHYLLTDYLNNFQDPSFLEFASTSWQVQKNPKSSNNNNNNRHLIHASTASSSKPSNAQLKTNTLDNQLLDTNTQNSMTARTNTNTKTLTYTDTADSSLTPAECNNKDDNNMPQNNENENENEEEDAGDDAASSIVLNFSHPRTLASKANKVPKIFPSYTNEDYNPSHSEIVSIDSFAGEDVSSTYPGQDLSLTTARREDKDDEDQNSNGSDDESFEETSSSVESSVSYTNCSSSSDSSIVRYHFSTGSRGSLGRGDVDHTNATYISELSSITSSIENVTNSTTPEEEDHLVGDNYEAQDYLSGEEDEEEVDDDEDISSSDYSVLSILPSISICDSLGYFRLVLQSILIQNPDTKEIFTAIRQSNNEPTVASVTDDWLLYDSKFSMNNLQILTLQDLLDIKRSFPKILLYTMVIVTDSGPQQIEEEHKNLTQQHNDVDVTKEEPLNSELSLSNDPQQYFPTTFDDDYDEYIDDDDSGDDASLSEQSGPQMYLPTRMASNVTTAHRSIRTVNSIGEWAFNRHNSVTKINKSNSNESDNLKEYGDKISAVDPYPMTQLSNSNTVTSNFSHLLKNKNSYKRNPKGNNEINSRNELKKIKSSINAMSAVERSKSLPLPTLLKSLSGIDNHTNGNNKDRKRWKFKMTRFRNNKSNGSTDMDKSQRCAIM
- the TRM12 gene encoding tRNA(Phe) (4-demethylwyosine(37)-C(7)) aminocarboxypropyltransferase, which produces MSVEFIVSDTKLLKSIKVKLENQGLFVKPIYSDNNAKVIKSSISDPNHPLVIEIGNVAGVEARVCGDDNFEHNAGNLGHSSNINSMMEFTKGFLRNRIKDDEVFLSCLLDHLPLKYTIYPPMVLFNNSTVRSFNHPVWQEAFQKEYVDSNEFYSKLLCFLSPKNPHDNADSHFKDRFLTHLAINNPIIETDILRRPFNIQPLYGELIDKDALNDDDDTLWENPSQEQLGSSIWCKVIQNGITQIWSPVFTMFSRGNIKEKKRILATFPDISNNDVVDLYAGIGYFTFSYLTKGARALFAFELNPWSVEGLKRGLKANGFHKSGNCHVYQESNEMCIQRISEFQAQHPDFELRIRHINLGLLPSSRQGWPLALKLIHLQGASSTTVTMHIHENVHINAIRDGSFESNTIAELESFNESISSNENSDIKLHFVNSKLERIKTFAPDVWHICFDVDILVST
- the GLO1 gene encoding lactoylglutathione lyase GLO1 translates to MLLLYQTEKYTISHKPTMSSDSSYYPIKIEKALNDPTLLLNHTCLRVKDPAKTVEFYTKHFGMKLLSRKDFEEAKFSLYFLSFPKNDISKNKNGEPDVFSAHGMLELTHNWGSEKDSSFKINNGNEEPHRGFGHICFSVSDINTTCEELESQGVKFKKRLSDGRQKDIAFALDPDGYWIELITYSREGQEYPKGSVGSKFNHTMVRVKNPTRSLEFYQNVLGMKLLRTSEHENAKFTLYFLGYGVPKGDSVFSCESVLELTHNWGTEDDPNFQYHNGNSEPQGYGHICVSCDDAGALCEEIEIKYGDKIQWSPKYNQGKMKNIAFLKDPDGYSIEVVPHGLIV